One Clostridium estertheticum DNA segment encodes these proteins:
- a CDS encoding ABC transporter ATP-binding protein: MIDFKNVNKSINGKIILKNINITIEKGQLVVFIGPSGCGKTTTLKMINKLLTPTSGEILIDGEKIGEKNTIKLRRNMGYVIQQAGLLPHLTIGENIGLIASIEKMPKDKIKAKVLELLNLVGLAPDDYMNKYPKQLSGGQQQRVGVARALVMDPDVILMDEPFSALDPITKTQLQDEIFNIQQNFKKTIIFVTHDMDEALKLGDKICILDAGSVVQFDTPEEILKNPINDFVRDFVGKNRIWNQPELIKAKDIMIEMPIKSVGERTILQAIEIMKSSHVDSLLVVDKANTLCGLVTLKQIRSNPDKTKKLKDIMEKDLLTVNNEDSIIDILEMIKSENISFVPVIDENLKLSGLITKSSLLSILSNQFIDEEVDDNE, from the coding sequence TTGATCGATTTTAAAAATGTGAACAAAAGTATAAATGGTAAAATTATATTAAAAAATATAAATATAACTATAGAAAAAGGACAATTAGTCGTTTTTATCGGACCTAGTGGTTGTGGAAAAACTACTACATTAAAAATGATTAATAAATTACTAACGCCAACTTCTGGTGAGATTTTAATTGATGGGGAAAAAATAGGAGAAAAAAACACTATAAAGCTTAGACGTAACATGGGTTATGTTATACAACAAGCAGGGCTTCTTCCTCATTTAACCATAGGTGAAAATATTGGGTTAATAGCCTCTATAGAAAAAATGCCAAAGGATAAAATTAAGGCTAAGGTCCTTGAACTATTAAATCTAGTAGGCCTGGCTCCTGATGATTATATGAATAAATACCCTAAGCAACTTAGTGGAGGCCAACAACAAAGAGTAGGTGTGGCAAGAGCTCTTGTAATGGATCCTGATGTAATATTAATGGACGAACCTTTTAGTGCACTAGACCCTATAACAAAGACTCAACTTCAAGATGAGATATTCAACATACAACAAAACTTTAAGAAAACCATAATATTCGTAACTCATGATATGGATGAGGCCCTAAAACTCGGTGATAAAATCTGTATCCTTGATGCTGGAAGCGTAGTTCAATTTGATACTCCAGAGGAAATATTAAAAAATCCTATTAATGACTTTGTACGAGACTTTGTAGGTAAAAACAGAATCTGGAATCAACCAGAACTCATTAAGGCAAAAGATATTATGATAGAAATGCCTATAAAATCAGTTGGCGAGCGAACAATTTTGCAAGCCATTGAGATAATGAAGTCTAGTCATGTAGATAGTTTACTTGTGGTAGATAAAGCTAACACTTTATGTGGGCTTGTAACCTTAAAACAAATTAGATCAAATCCAGATAAAACTAAAAAACTTAAAGATATAATGGAGAAAGATCTTTTAACGGTAAATAACGAAGATTCTATAATTGATATATTAGAAATGATAAAGAGTGAAAATATAAGCTTTGTACCTGTAATAGATGAAAACTTAAAACTGTCAGGCTTAATTACAAAGAGCAGCCTTTTATCTATCTTAAGTAACCAGTTTATAGATGAGGAGGTAGATGATAATGAATAA
- the mgtE gene encoding magnesium transporter, whose product MSHGLNVKELTEFLINGNIDEINKLIQFIHPADILVAIRDYEGNTMDLFQKLSPNVIADIIDDADDDEKFNLLSIHSEIMQKTIIHEMSSDELVDLLEAVSEDEAKSIMRKMDKEDVDEVKELLTYPAESAGGIMATEFISIKENMTIGDTLVYLQKEAPEAETSYYIYVVDENDLLKGVISLRDIVVSSFDVKISDIMNSNAMSIPVDMDQEEVGHIFEKYGFLTMPVVNETMKILGIVTADDIMGILSDEHTEDLYRLAGLQEDEKVTGSLKDSVSSRLPWLFVNLITAIMAAATVSLFEGTIQKVVALATFMPIVAGMGGNAGTQTLTIIIRSIALGEIDARNSKKILLKEFGVGLCTGVSVGIAVAVLGWFWEKNVVFGVVIGLSMVLNMVAATISGFAVPVVLKKLDIDPALASAVFVTTVTDVLGFFFFLGLATLFLPFLI is encoded by the coding sequence ATGTCACATGGATTAAACGTAAAAGAACTAACCGAGTTTTTAATAAACGGAAATATAGATGAAATAAATAAACTCATTCAATTTATTCATCCTGCTGATATTTTAGTGGCTATTAGGGATTATGAGGGAAATACCATGGATTTATTCCAAAAATTATCACCTAATGTTATTGCAGATATTATTGATGATGCAGATGATGATGAGAAGTTTAACCTTTTATCCATTCATTCCGAAATAATGCAAAAGACAATCATACACGAAATGTCCTCCGATGAGTTGGTAGATCTATTAGAAGCAGTTTCAGAGGATGAAGCTAAAAGCATTATGAGAAAAATGGATAAAGAAGATGTTGATGAAGTAAAAGAGTTATTAACCTACCCTGCGGAAAGTGCAGGAGGGATTATGGCCACTGAATTTATAAGTATAAAAGAGAATATGACTATAGGTGATACCTTAGTTTACTTACAAAAGGAAGCTCCTGAGGCAGAAACTTCTTATTATATATACGTAGTAGACGAAAATGATCTTTTAAAAGGAGTTATATCCTTAAGAGACATAGTAGTAAGTAGCTTTGATGTAAAAATCTCTGATATTATGAATAGTAATGCCATGAGTATACCCGTTGATATGGATCAAGAAGAAGTTGGCCACATCTTTGAAAAATATGGATTTTTAACTATGCCCGTAGTCAATGAGACTATGAAGATTTTAGGAATAGTAACTGCTGATGATATAATGGGAATTCTTAGTGATGAGCATACTGAGGATTTATATCGTCTTGCAGGTTTACAAGAAGATGAAAAAGTTACAGGTTCTCTTAAAGACTCCGTCAGTAGTAGATTGCCCTGGTTATTTGTAAATCTAATAACCGCTATAATGGCGGCTGCCACCGTTAGTCTTTTTGAAGGCACCATTCAAAAGGTTGTAGCCTTAGCAACCTTTATGCCGATAGTTGCAGGTATGGGTGGTAATGCAGGTACCCAAACTCTAACTATTATTATTCGTAGCATTGCTCTTGGAGAAATAGACGCTAGAAATTCAAAAAAAATATTATTAAAAGAATTTGGTGTAGGATTATGTACAGGTGTTTCAGTGGGTATTGCGGTAGCTGTTTTAGGATGGTTTTGGGAAAAAAATGTAGTTTTTGGAGTAGTTATTGGTTTATCTATGGTACTAAACATGGTGGCTGCTACCATATCAGGTTTCGCTGTACCAGTTGTACTTAAAAAACTAGATATAGACCCTGCCCTTGCCTCTGCTGTATTTGTTACTACAGTAACAGACGTTCTAGGCTTCTTCTTTTTCCTAGGACTTGCCACTTTATTCTTACCTTTCTTAATATAG
- a CDS encoding glycine betaine ABC transporter substrate-binding protein, producing the protein MNNITSFIKFVIERKAEISNLLMQHIQLTVFSILLAVVIAIPLSILIVRYRKLAAPVIGFTNIVQSIPSLALLGFLIPVVGIGSKPAIIMVVMYSLLPIVKNTYTGLTNISPSLIEASDGMGLTQTQVLLKVRFPLAMPIIMSGVRVSSVTAVGLMTIAAFIGAGGLGYLVFSGVSTVNNNMILAGAIPACILAVVLDFILGRVENIVVPEGIRTSNNKPSKIIKLFKNKKVKIGSLILALILIVGSVAASLNKSKNTIVVGSKNYNEQIILGNMVASLIEHKTKYKVERKFNLGGTAVIFNAMKSKNLDCYVEYTGTGLITILKKTSMSDPAKVYDLVKKDFSKNYGIELMKPIGFNNAYIIAINKELAKKNNIKTVSDLVKLAPTLNAGFTMEFTNRPDGYPGLQKKYNINFKSVKGIDGGLRYTALDKNETQVLDANSTDGLLQKFDLALLKDDKNFFPPYNPVPVVRADSLKKFPELKGVLELLEGKVTDQEMQKLNLKADNGEDPKTVAEDFLRSKKLID; encoded by the coding sequence ATGAATAACATAACATCTTTTATAAAATTCGTAATAGAAAGAAAAGCTGAAATATCGAATTTACTTATGCAACATATTCAGCTAACTGTATTTTCAATTTTACTTGCAGTTGTAATAGCCATACCCCTGTCAATACTTATTGTTAGATATAGAAAACTTGCAGCTCCGGTAATTGGTTTTACAAATATAGTACAATCTATACCAAGTTTAGCACTACTAGGATTTTTAATACCCGTAGTTGGTATAGGCAGTAAACCCGCAATTATTATGGTAGTTATGTATTCTCTTCTACCTATTGTAAAAAATACATATACAGGACTAACCAATATAAGTCCATCACTTATTGAGGCTTCTGATGGTATGGGACTTACCCAAACACAGGTACTTCTCAAAGTTAGGTTTCCACTTGCTATGCCTATTATAATGTCTGGTGTTAGAGTATCCTCAGTTACAGCAGTAGGCCTTATGACTATAGCCGCTTTTATAGGCGCTGGTGGACTGGGATATTTAGTATTTTCTGGTGTTTCAACTGTTAATAATAATATGATTCTAGCTGGAGCTATTCCTGCTTGTATACTTGCAGTTGTTCTAGATTTCATTTTGGGCAGGGTAGAAAACATAGTAGTTCCTGAGGGCATAAGAACTTCTAATAATAAACCAAGCAAAATTATTAAATTATTTAAAAACAAAAAAGTTAAAATTGGTTCCCTAATATTAGCTCTTATACTTATTGTAGGATCAGTAGCTGCAAGTTTAAATAAAAGTAAAAATACAATAGTAGTAGGATCTAAAAATTATAATGAACAAATAATACTTGGAAACATGGTAGCCTCTTTAATAGAACATAAAACAAAATATAAAGTTGAAAGAAAATTTAATTTAGGAGGAACTGCTGTAATATTTAATGCTATGAAATCAAAAAATTTAGATTGTTATGTAGAATATACTGGAACAGGTCTCATAACTATACTAAAAAAAACTTCTATGAGCGATCCAGCAAAAGTTTATGATCTAGTAAAAAAGGATTTCTCAAAAAATTATGGTATAGAGTTAATGAAACCCATTGGATTTAATAACGCTTATATAATAGCAATAAACAAAGAGCTTGCTAAAAAGAATAATATAAAGACTGTATCTGATTTAGTAAAATTAGCTCCTACATTAAATGCAGGATTTACTATGGAATTTACAAATAGACCAGATGGTTATCCTGGGCTTCAAAAAAAATATAATATAAACTTTAAAAGTGTAAAAGGTATAGATGGCGGACTTAGATATACTGCACTTGATAAAAATGAAACACAGGTTCTAGATGCAAACTCTACGGATGGATTATTACAGAAATTCGATCTTGCACTATTAAAAGATGATAAGAATTTCTTCCCACCTTACAATCCAGTTCCTGTAGTTAGAGCAGATTCGCTTAAAAAATTCCCTGAATTAAAGGGTGTATTAGAACTTTTAGAGGGAAAAGTTACAGATCAAGAAATGCAAAAGCTTAATTTAAAAGCAGATAATGGAGAGGATCCTAAGACTGTTGCAGAGGACTTCTTAAGGTCAAAAAAATTAATAGATTAA
- a CDS encoding glycine betaine ABC transporter substrate-binding protein: protein MNNVTSFIKFVIERKSEISGLLMQHIQLTVFSILLAVVIAIPLGILIVRYRKLAGPVIGFTNIVQSIPSLALLGFLIPLLGIGSKPAIIMVVMYSLLPIVKSTYTGLTNIDPSLIEAAKGMGLTETQVLLKVRFPLAMPIIMSGVRISSVTAVGLMTIAAFIGAGGLGYLVFSGVSTVNNNMILAGAIPACFLAIFLDIIIGRVENIVVPIGIRTTPVKPRKANSIFNNKKFKLGALILALLLVISSVAFSFIKSKNTIVVGSKNFNEQLLLGDMVASLIESKTKIKVVRKLNLGGTAVVFNAMKSKNVDIYTEYTGTGLVDILKKPTMTDPAKVYNVMKEDFPKNYNLEVMNPLGFNNTYVVAVKSDFAKKNNLNTISDLAKISPTLNAGFTMEFANRPDGYLGLQKKYNLNFKNSKGIDGGLRYTALEKGETQVLDAFATDGLLKKFDLKLLKDDKNFFPPYYAVPVIRADTLKKYPELKGILLLLENKISDKTMRDLNYRVDSGEQSRKVAEDFLRSIKLIK, encoded by the coding sequence ATGAATAATGTAACATCTTTTATAAAATTCGTAATAGAGAGAAAATCTGAAATTTCTGGTTTACTAATGCAACATATTCAATTAACTGTATTTTCAATATTGCTTGCAGTGGTAATTGCTATACCCCTTGGAATACTTATAGTTAGATATAGAAAACTTGCAGGTCCTGTCATTGGATTTACAAATATAGTTCAATCTATACCAAGTTTAGCATTGCTAGGATTCTTAATACCTTTACTTGGTATTGGAAGTAAACCAGCAATTATTATGGTAGTTATGTACTCTCTTCTACCTATTGTAAAAAGCACATATACAGGACTCACTAACATAGATCCTTCACTTATTGAAGCAGCTAAGGGTATGGGACTTACTGAAACACAGGTACTTCTCAAAGTTAGGTTCCCACTAGCTATGCCTATAATAATGTCAGGTGTTAGAATATCTTCAGTTACAGCAGTAGGACTTATGACCATAGCCGCTTTCATAGGCGCTGGTGGACTGGGATATTTAGTATTTTCTGGTGTTTCAACTGTTAATAATAATATGATTTTAGCTGGAGCTATTCCTGCTTGTTTCCTTGCTATTTTTCTAGACATAATTATAGGTAGGGTAGAAAACATAGTAGTTCCTATAGGAATAAGAACAACTCCTGTTAAACCAAGAAAAGCTAATTCTATTTTTAACAACAAAAAATTTAAACTTGGAGCCTTGATACTCGCTCTTTTACTAGTTATATCCTCAGTAGCTTTCAGTTTTATTAAATCTAAAAATACTATTGTGGTAGGCTCTAAAAACTTTAATGAACAATTATTACTTGGAGATATGGTAGCCTCCTTAATAGAAAGTAAAACAAAAATTAAAGTTGTAAGAAAATTAAATTTAGGAGGAACCGCTGTTGTATTTAATGCTATGAAATCAAAAAATGTAGATATATATACAGAATATACTGGAACAGGCCTTGTAGATATACTAAAAAAACCTACTATGACGGATCCAGCTAAAGTTTATAATGTTATGAAAGAGGATTTTCCTAAAAATTATAATCTAGAAGTAATGAACCCCTTAGGATTTAACAACACTTATGTAGTAGCAGTAAAATCAGATTTCGCTAAAAAAAATAATTTAAATACTATTTCTGATTTAGCAAAAATAAGTCCTACTTTAAATGCTGGATTTACTATGGAGTTTGCAAATAGACCAGATGGTTATCTTGGACTTCAAAAAAAATATAATCTAAATTTTAAAAATTCAAAAGGTATAGATGGTGGACTTAGATATACAGCCCTTGAAAAAGGTGAAACACAGGTTTTAGATGCATTTGCCACAGATGGGTTACTTAAAAAATTCGATCTTAAGCTTTTAAAAGATGATAAGAATTTTTTCCCACCTTACTATGCAGTTCCTGTAATAAGAGCGGATACATTAAAGAAATATCCTGAGTTAAAAGGAATATTACTACTTTTAGAGAATAAAATTAGCGATAAAACTATGAGGGATCTCAATTATAGAGTAGATAGTGGAGAACAATCTAGAAAAGTTGCAGAAGACTTTTTAAGATCTATAAAATTGATTAAATAA
- a CDS encoding VanZ family protein codes for MRKNLKTKTIAKVLLCVIWLCVIFYNGTRQGETSQKTSKEVIKVASTVMNIPAAAIDTPGVKFNEVNYYVRKNAHFFQYFIFSIFLCSAAREFKLYKISEIFLVLFFLLLFPVIDEFIQKFVPGRTSLIFDVIIDFSGGVIAMLIYNICYKFRKKKVAVKY; via the coding sequence ATGAGAAAAAATTTAAAAACAAAAACAATAGCCAAGGTTTTACTTTGTGTAATTTGGCTCTGCGTAATTTTTTATAATGGCACAAGGCAAGGAGAAACATCACAAAAAACTAGTAAAGAGGTTATAAAGGTAGCAAGTACAGTTATGAATATCCCAGCAGCCGCAATTGATACACCGGGCGTTAAATTTAATGAGGTGAATTACTATGTAAGGAAAAATGCGCATTTTTTTCAGTACTTTATTTTTAGTATATTTCTTTGTAGTGCGGCAAGGGAATTTAAATTATATAAGATAAGCGAAATATTTTTAGTACTATTTTTTCTTTTACTTTTTCCTGTGATAGATGAGTTTATTCAAAAATTTGTACCAGGTCGAACCTCATTAATTTTTGATGTAATTATTGATTTTAGCGGTGGAGTAATAGCTATGTTAATATATAATATTTGTTATAAATTTCGAAAAAAGAAGGTGGCAGTGAAGTATTAG
- a CDS encoding NADPH-dependent oxidoreductase, protein MNEVIKLLNNHRSIRNYTDELISEEDLDLIIRASQSAPSSINGQQVTIIGVKDEVKKKKLSELVGDQVYVDKAPLFLVFCADFYRAKLAAEITGEKLVITESEEARLVGAVDVGLALSNAIAAAESLGLGIVPIGGIRKEPEAVAELLGLPQFVFPMVGLAIGHPAEESEVKPRFPKEVVYHSEVYNKDVLGKIKEYDEVIKEHMIKATEGKLDKNWSETVAGVYKYVYYPKVKAAIEKQGFTGEK, encoded by the coding sequence ATGAATGAAGTAATAAAATTATTAAATAATCATAGATCAATTAGAAATTATACAGATGAATTAATAAGTGAGGAAGATTTAGACTTAATAATAAGAGCAAGTCAATCGGCCCCTTCTTCTATAAATGGTCAACAAGTTACTATAATTGGTGTTAAGGATGAAGTTAAAAAGAAGAAACTTTCAGAGCTTGTGGGAGACCAAGTTTATGTTGATAAGGCACCACTTTTTCTTGTATTTTGCGCCGATTTTTATAGGGCTAAATTAGCTGCAGAAATTACTGGAGAAAAGCTCGTAATTACTGAAAGTGAAGAAGCGAGATTAGTTGGTGCTGTGGATGTAGGCCTGGCGCTTAGTAATGCCATTGCTGCAGCAGAATCTTTGGGGCTTGGAATTGTACCAATTGGTGGAATAAGGAAAGAACCAGAAGCAGTAGCAGAACTTTTAGGTTTACCTCAATTTGTATTCCCAATGGTGGGACTAGCAATTGGGCACCCAGCTGAGGAGTCAGAAGTTAAACCAAGATTTCCTAAGGAAGTTGTGTATCATAGCGAGGTATACAATAAAGATGTATTAGGTAAAATTAAAGAATATGATGAAGTAATTAAAGAGCATATGATAAAAGCAACAGAGGGTAAATTGGATAAAAATTGGAGTGAAACAGTAGCGGGAGTATATAAATATGTATATTATCCAAAGGTTAAGGCTGCAATTGAAAAACAAGGCTTTACAGGTGAAAAATAA
- a CDS encoding ComEC/Rec2 family competence protein — protein MKRFKIKCISFLILILFVFILSGCASNASDNAKSVASKKQQTSGNTQQGVKSDENSKTVKESNKTEEVNAKTTLDAEGKTNLAVNGNLKVHFINVGQADSILIEQGSKFMLIDAGNNGDGKLVKNYLLQQGVKSLDYVIGTHPHEDHIGGLDYIINDFEIDKIYLPKATSTTKAFGDVVTAIKNKGMKVTVPKPGETFNLGSAKCTILAPNNSKYKDLNNYSIVVKLEFGSNSFLLTGDAEDVSEREILAKGFNVKADLLKVGHHGSRSSTTDEYLAKVNPKYAVISSETGNDYGHPHKETMDKLKKKNILVYRTDELGTIVATSNGKTISFNTKPGSYNAGTH, from the coding sequence ATGAAAAGATTTAAAATTAAATGTATAAGCTTTTTAATCTTGATTTTATTTGTTTTTATTTTATCTGGATGTGCTAGTAATGCAAGCGATAATGCTAAGAGTGTTGCAAGTAAAAAGCAACAAACAAGTGGCAATACGCAGCAAGGAGTAAAGTCAGATGAAAATAGTAAAACCGTTAAGGAAAGCAATAAAACAGAGGAGGTCAATGCCAAAACAACCCTAGATGCAGAGGGAAAAACTAATTTAGCGGTAAATGGTAATTTAAAAGTTCATTTTATTAATGTAGGACAAGCAGATAGTATTTTAATAGAGCAAGGTTCAAAGTTTATGCTTATTGATGCAGGAAATAATGGTGATGGTAAGCTAGTTAAGAACTACTTGCTACAGCAAGGCGTAAAGAGCTTAGACTACGTTATTGGAACTCATCCACATGAGGATCATATTGGCGGACTAGATTATATAATTAATGATTTTGAAATAGACAAAATATATTTACCTAAAGCCACCTCTACTACAAAAGCTTTTGGAGATGTAGTCACAGCAATAAAAAATAAGGGAATGAAGGTGACTGTTCCAAAACCAGGTGAAACCTTCAATTTAGGTAGTGCAAAATGTACTATTTTAGCACCAAACAATAGTAAATATAAGGATTTAAATAATTACTCCATAGTGGTAAAATTAGAATTTGGAAGCAATTCTTTCCTTTTAACAGGAGATGCTGAAGACGTATCAGAAAGGGAGATTCTTGCAAAAGGCTTTAATGTAAAGGCAGATTTACTTAAAGTGGGCCATCATGGAAGTCGTTCATCTACTACAGATGAATATTTAGCCAAGGTAAATCCAAAGTATGCAGTTATATCTAGTGAAACAGGAAATGATTATGGTCATCCACATAAGGAAACCATGGATAAGTTGAAGAAAAAAAATATATTAGTGTATAGAACAGATGAGCTAGGCACTATTGTTGCGACATCTAATGGGAAAACTATAAGTTTTAACACAAAACCGGGTAGTTACAATGCAGGTACACATTAA
- a CDS encoding ABC transporter ATP-binding protein — MIEFKNVNKSINGKVILKDINITIEKGQLVVFIGPSGCGKTTTLKMINKLLTPTSGEVLIDGDNINTKNTIKLRRNMGYVIQQAGLLPHLTIGENIALIASIEKMPKEKIKEKVLELLNLVGLAPEEYLNKYPKQLSGGQQQRVGVARALVMDPDVILMDEPFSALDPITKTQLQDEIFNIQQNFKKTIIFVTHDMDEALKLGDKICILEAGSVVQFDTPEELLKNPINDFVRDFVGKNRIWNQPELIKAKDIMIEHPIKSVGERTILQAIEIMVSSHVDSLLVVDKTNLLCGLVTLKQIRKNPAKTKKLKDIMIKEILTVNVEDSIIDILELIKKEEISFVPVIDDNLKLSGLITKSSLLSILSNQFIDDEEVDDNE, encoded by the coding sequence TTGATTGAGTTTAAAAACGTAAACAAAAGCATAAATGGAAAAGTTATATTAAAGGATATAAATATCACTATAGAAAAAGGACAATTAGTTGTTTTTATCGGACCTAGTGGTTGTGGAAAAACTACAACGCTAAAAATGATAAACAAACTGCTAACTCCAACCTCTGGTGAAGTTTTAATTGATGGGGATAATATAAACACCAAAAATACTATAAAGCTTAGACGTAACATGGGTTACGTTATACAGCAAGCAGGTCTTCTACCTCATTTGACTATAGGTGAGAACATTGCTTTAATAGCATCTATAGAAAAAATGCCAAAGGAGAAAATAAAGGAGAAAGTCCTTGAACTATTAAATTTAGTGGGACTTGCCCCTGAGGAATATTTAAATAAATACCCTAAGCAGCTTAGTGGTGGACAACAACAAAGAGTGGGAGTGGCAAGGGCCCTTGTAATGGATCCCGATGTAATATTAATGGACGAGCCCTTCAGTGCACTAGACCCAATAACAAAAACTCAGCTTCAAGATGAAATATTTAATATACAACAAAACTTCAAGAAAACCATAATATTCGTAACTCATGATATGGATGAGGCCTTAAAACTAGGTGATAAAATTTGTATCCTAGAGGCTGGATCTGTAGTTCAATTTGATACTCCAGAGGAACTATTGAAAAATCCTATTAATGACTTCGTACGAGACTTTGTAGGTAAAAACAGAATATGGAATCAGCCTGAACTAATAAAAGCAAAAGATATTATGATAGAGCATCCTATAAAATCAGTTGGAGAGCGAACAATACTCCAAGCAATTGAAATAATGGTGTCGAGTCATGTAGATAGTTTACTGGTAGTAGATAAAACTAACCTTTTATGTGGACTTGTTACCTTAAAACAAATTAGGAAAAATCCAGCTAAAACTAAAAAGCTTAAAGATATAATGATAAAAGAAATCCTAACAGTAAATGTTGAAGATTCTATAATTGATATATTAGAACTCATAAAGAAAGAAGAAATAAGCTTTGTTCCTGTAATAGATGATAACTTAAAGCTGTCAGGCCTTATAACCAAAAGTAGTCTTTTATCTATATTAAGTAATCAATTTATAGATGATGAGGAGGTCGACGATAATGAATAA
- a CDS encoding TrkA C-terminal domain-containing protein yields MPNNSTLKPVYQKIAIDIANRIVSGDLSIGDKLHGRSSLASKYNVSPETVRRSISLLSDMDIVKVTKGSGIVINSVDNCLQFIDKFKDIDSITSIKKSIVDLLEKKKELDKNIEHSIEELVDYSSRFKNSNPFIPFEFEIHSEMSIINKTISQAKFWQNTGATIIGIRRNDELILSPGPKTVFKDNDIFVVICSENSYYRIKDFLKEN; encoded by the coding sequence ATGCCTAATAACTCTACTTTAAAACCTGTTTATCAAAAAATAGCTATAGATATTGCTAATAGAATAGTATCTGGGGATCTTTCAATAGGTGATAAGCTACACGGGCGTTCTTCGCTTGCAAGTAAATATAATGTGTCACCAGAAACTGTAAGAAGATCTATAAGTCTTTTAAGTGACATGGATATAGTGAAAGTAACAAAAGGCAGCGGAATTGTTATAAACTCAGTAGATAATTGTTTGCAATTTATTGATAAATTTAAAGATATAGATTCTATAACTTCTATAAAAAAAAGTATTGTGGATTTGCTTGAAAAGAAAAAAGAGTTGGATAAAAATATAGAACATTCTATTGAAGAACTAGTAGATTATTCTAGCAGATTTAAAAATAGTAACCCATTCATACCTTTTGAGTTTGAAATACATTCTGAAATGAGTATAATAAATAAAACTATATCGCAAGCTAAATTTTGGCAAAATACAGGAGCAACTATAATTGGTATAAGACGAAATGATGAATTAATACTTTCGCCCGGACCAAAAACAGTATTTAAAGATAATGATATATTTGTAGTGATTTGTAGCGAAAATAGTTATTATAGAATTAAAGACTTTCTTAAAGAAAACTAA